In Erigeron canadensis isolate Cc75 chromosome 1, C_canadensis_v1, whole genome shotgun sequence, a single window of DNA contains:
- the LOC122605790 gene encoding probable acetyltransferase NATA1-like isoform X1 — MAAAAPPPPPTDTPELNMNNPEPHHLFTRIRLATSSDTPLIHKMIHQMAVFERLSDQCVATEQSLSATLFSPTNIPFQSFTVFLIEVSKLPFSPNFISPNFKPISKILNLEYPVNDPEEKVFKSLVGQENGDVYVAGFVLFFPNYSTFLAKPGFYIEDLFVRECYRRKGLGKMLLSAVAKQAVEMGFGRVEWVVLDWNINAIKFYEEMGANVMKEWRVCRLTGDALKGYADNDSGAKL; from the exons atggcCGCCGCAGctccaccgccaccaccaacaGACACACCAGAACTAAACATGAACAACCCAGAACCCCACCATCTTTTCACCCGGATCCGACTTGCCACGTCATCAGACACACCACTCATCCACAAAATGATCCATCAAATGGCTGTCTTTGAACGTCTTTCAGATCAATGTGTAGCCACTGAACAATCACTTTCCGCCACTCTGTTTTCACCCACAAACATCCCTTTTCAATCCTTTACTGTTTTCTTAATTGAAGTCTCCAAACTACCCTTTAGCCCAAATTTCATCAGCCCAAATTTCAAACCCATTTCCAAGATTCTAAATCTTGAATACCCAGTTAATGATCCTGAAGAAAAAGTGTTCAAATCATTAGTGGGTCAGGAAAATGGTGATGTTTATGTTGCtgggtttgttttgtttttcccAAATTATTCAACTTTTTTGGCTAAACCTGGGTTTTATATTGAGGATTTGTTTGTTAGGGAGTGTTACAGGAGGAAAGGATTAGGGAAAATGTTGTTATCTGCTGTTGCTAAACAGGCTGTTGAAATGGGGTTTGGAAGAGTTGAATGGGTTGTGCTTGATTGGAATATTAATGCTATTAAGTTTTATGAGGAAATGGGGGCTAATGTTATGAAAGAATGGAGGGTTTGTAGGCTTACTGGTGATGCTTTGAAAGGCTATGCTGATAATG ACTCCGGTGCCAAGCTTTGA
- the LOC122605790 gene encoding probable acetyltransferase NATA1-like isoform X2, whose translation MAAAAPPPPPTDTPELNMNNPEPHHLFTRIRLATSSDTPLIHKMIHQMAVFERLSDQCVATEQSLSATLFSPTNIPFQSFTVFLIEVSKLPFSPNFISPNFKPISKILNLEYPVNDPEEKVFKSLVGQENGDVYVAGFVLFFPNYSTFLAKPGFYIEDLFVRECYRRKGLGKMLLSAVAKQAVEMGFGRVEWVVLDWNINAIKFYEEMGANVMKEWRVCRLTGDALKGYADNG comes from the exons atggcCGCCGCAGctccaccgccaccaccaacaGACACACCAGAACTAAACATGAACAACCCAGAACCCCACCATCTTTTCACCCGGATCCGACTTGCCACGTCATCAGACACACCACTCATCCACAAAATGATCCATCAAATGGCTGTCTTTGAACGTCTTTCAGATCAATGTGTAGCCACTGAACAATCACTTTCCGCCACTCTGTTTTCACCCACAAACATCCCTTTTCAATCCTTTACTGTTTTCTTAATTGAAGTCTCCAAACTACCCTTTAGCCCAAATTTCATCAGCCCAAATTTCAAACCCATTTCCAAGATTCTAAATCTTGAATACCCAGTTAATGATCCTGAAGAAAAAGTGTTCAAATCATTAGTGGGTCAGGAAAATGGTGATGTTTATGTTGCtgggtttgttttgtttttcccAAATTATTCAACTTTTTTGGCTAAACCTGGGTTTTATATTGAGGATTTGTTTGTTAGGGAGTGTTACAGGAGGAAAGGATTAGGGAAAATGTTGTTATCTGCTGTTGCTAAACAGGCTGTTGAAATGGGGTTTGGAAGAGTTGAATGGGTTGTGCTTGATTGGAATATTAATGCTATTAAGTTTTATGAGGAAATGGGGGCTAATGTTATGAAAGAATGGAGGGTTTGTAGGCTTACTGGTGATGCTTTGAAAGGCTATGCTGATAATG GATGA